The proteins below are encoded in one region of Apium graveolens cultivar Ventura chromosome 4, ASM990537v1, whole genome shotgun sequence:
- the LOC141717290 gene encoding caffeic acid 3-O-methyltransferase-like: MHTKINSQEDEEACFLAMQLATASVLPMVLKAAIELDLLEIIAKAGPGAYVTPIELASMLPTSNLDAPVMIDRILRVLASYSVLKCELNELANGQVERRYGVMNICKFLTKNADGVSMAPLTLLNMDKIMMESWYSLKDAVLDGGLPFDKAFGMNVYDYSGTDPRFNKIFNHAMKNHSTIIMKKILEKYNGFEGLGTLVDVGGGIGATLTTIISKYPTIRGINFDLPHVVEDAPSYNTGVEHVGGDMFASVPTGDAILLKSICHNWSDEQCLKLLKNCYQALAESGKVIIADPILPELPGNEIATKTAIHFDAIMLAHIPGGRERTEKEFEALAKRAGFKRFNKVCCAFDIWIMEFWK, encoded by the exons ATGCACACTAAAATTAATTCACAAGAAGATGAAGAAGCTTGCTTCTTAGCAATGCAACTAGCAACTGCTTCAGTACTGCCCATGGTTCTGAAAGCAGCCATTGAGCTCGACCTTTTGGAAATCATAGCTAAAGCTGGCCCGGGTGCCTATGTCACTCCGATTGAGCTAGCCTCTATGCTGCCCACTTCAAACTTGGATGCACCGGTTATGATCGACCGCATACTCCGAGTCCTGGCTAGCTACTCAGTTCTTAAATGTGAGCTTAATGAGCTAGCCAATGGTCAAGTCGAGCGAAGATACGGAGTAATGAATATTTGCAAATTTTTGACAAAAAATGCAGATGGAGTCTCCATGGCACCTCTTACACTCCTGAATATGGATAAGATTATGATGGAAAGCTG GTACTCCTTGAAAGATGCGGTTCTTGATGGCGGACTTCCATTTGACAAGGCATTTGGAATGAATGTCTATGATTACAGTGGCACGGATCCTCGATTCAATAAGATATTCAACCACGCTATGAAAAATCATTCTACCATTATCATGAAAAAGATCCTTGAGAAATACAATGGTTTCGAAGGTCTGGGGACTTTAGTTGATGTTGGTGGTGGTATCGGGGCTACCCTTACTACAATTATCTCCAAGTACCCTACGATTAGAGGAATCAATTTCGATCTCCCTCACGTTGTTGAAGATGCTCCATCTTATAATACCG GTGTGGAACACGTTGGAGGGGATATGTTTGCGAGTGTGCCAACAGGAGATGCCATACTTTTGAAG TCAATCTGTCATAACTGGAGCGACGAACAGTGCCTGAAGTTGTTAAAGAACTGTTACCAAGCACTCGCGGAAAGTGGAAAAGTAATTATAGCAGACCCCATTCTTCCGGAGCTGCCCGGAAATGAAATTGCAACTAAGACCGCTATTCATTTTGATGCAATAATGTTGGCACATATTCCTGGTGGAAGAGAAAGGACTGAAAAAGAATTTGAGGCCTTAGCTAAACGTGCCGGATTTAAACGTTTCAACAAGGTGTGCTGCGCTTTTGATATTTGGATTATGGAATTCTGGAAGTAG